A single genomic interval of Sceloporus undulatus isolate JIND9_A2432 ecotype Alabama chromosome 2, SceUnd_v1.1, whole genome shotgun sequence harbors:
- the SYT4 gene encoding synaptotagmin-4 → MAPIAATREEFDEIPTVVGIFSAFGLVFTVSLFAWICCQRKSSKSNKTPPYKFVHVLKGVDIYPENLNSKKKFGAEDKGEAKNKPIMPKSSLHLDLEKQDLNGNFPKTVPKIPSSSDVGNFTPKVFPERETDSVSPDSLKSISSLTSEEKQDKLGTLFFSIEYNFEKKAFMVNIKEAHGLPAMDEQSMTSDPYIKMTILPEKKHKVKTRVLRKTLDPAFDETFTFYGIPYTQVQDLSLHFMILSFDRFSRDDVIGEVLFPLSGTELSEGRMLMNKEIIKKNVRKSSGRGELLISLCYQSTTNTLTVVVLKARHLPKADVSGLSDPYVKVNLYHAKKRISKKKTHVKKCTPNAVFNELFVFDIPCEGLEDISIEFLVLDSDRGSRNEIIGRLTLGASAEGTAGEHWKEICEYPRRQIAKWHMLCDG, encoded by the exons ATGGCTCCGATCGCAGCCACCCGGGAAGAATTCG ATGAAATTCCAACTGTGGTTGGAATCTTCAGTGCCTTTGGGCTGGTCTTCACCGTCTCCCTCTTTGCTTGGATCTGCTGCCAACGCAAATCTTCAAAATCAAATAAAACCCCTCCTTACAAATTTGTCCATGTGCTCAAGGGTGTTGATATTTATCCTGAGAACCTCAACAGCAAGAAGAAATTTGGGGCAGAAGACAAAGGGGAAGCCAAAAACAAGCCTATCATGCCAAAGAGTTCTCTTCATCTTGACCTCGAGAAGCAAGATCTGAATGGCAACTTCCCCAAAACAGTTCCTAAGATACCAAGTTCTTCAGATGTTGGGAACTTTACCCCAAAGGTCTTTCCTGAGAGGGAGACAGATTCGGTGTCCCCTGATAGCTTGAAGTCTATCTCATCATTAACCTCTGAAGAGAAACAAGATAAATTAGGAACTCTCTTCTTCTCTATTGAGTACAACTTTGAGAAGAAGGCATTCATGGTGAACATCAAAGAAGCACATGGCTTGCCAGCCATGGATGAGCAGTCAATGACTTCTGATCCATACATCAAAATGACAATACTGCCTGAGAAGAAGCACAAGGTGAAAACTCGAGTGCTGAGGAAAACCTTAGACCCAGCTTTTGATGAAACCTTCACCTTTTATGGGATCCCATATACTCAGGTTCAAGACCTGAGTCTTCACTTTATGATCCTGAGCTTTGACCGTTTTTCTCGAGATGATGTCATTGGAGAAGTCCTCTTTCCTTTGTCAGGGACTGAGTTGTCTGAAGGAAGAATGCTGATGAACAAGGAAATCATCAAAAAGAATGTTAGG AAGTCTTCTGGGCGTGGAGAGTTGCTGATTTCTCTTTGTTACCAGTCCACAACGAATACTCTCACTGTGGTTGTTTTAAAGGCCAGGCACCTACCCAAAGCTGATGTTTCAGGATTATCAG ACCCCTATGTCAAAGTGAACCTATATCATGCCAAGAAAAGGAtctccaaaaagaaaacccatgTCAAGAAGTGTACCCCCAATGCGGTGTTCAATGAACTCTTTGTCTTCGATATTCCCTGTGAGGGTCTTGAAGATATCAGCATTGAATTCTTGGTTTTGGATTCAGATAGAGGATCCCGGAATGAAATTATTGGCCGGTTAACCTTGGGGGCTTCTGCAGAAGGAACAGCTGGAGAGCACTGGAAGGAGATCTGTGAATATCCTAGGAGACAAATTGCCAAATGGCACATGCTGTGTGATGGCTAA